GATAGCGCCGTCCATCTGGGCAGCGCCGGTGATCATGTTCTTGATGTAGTCGGCGTGGCCGGGGCAGTCCACGTGCGCGTAGTGGCGGTTCGCGGTCTGGTATTCCACGTGAGCGGTGGCGATGGTGATGCCGCGCTCTTTTTCCTCGGGAGCCTTGTCGATCTGGTCGAAAGCCACGTACTCGCCGAAGCCGCGCAGGTGCGAAAGCTTGGTGATGGCGGCGGTCAGCGTGGTCTTGCCGTGGTCGATATGACCGATGGTGCCGATGTTGACGTGCGGCTTATTGCGCTCGAATTTGGCCTTACCCATGGTGTCCCTCTATTTCTTCTTGATGATTTCTTCGGCCAAGCTGGCAGGAACCTGCTCGTAATGGTCGAACTGCATGGTAAAGGTGGCGCGGCCCTGGGTGCGCGAGCGCAGGTCCGTGGCGTAGCCGAACATGTTCGACAGCGGAACGTCGCACTTGATGACCTGGGCGGTGCCACGGCCTTCAAGGTTGGAGACGCGTCCGCGGCGGCCGTTCAGGTCGCCCATCACGTCGCCCAGGTACTCTTCGGGGGTGACCACTTCGACGCCCATGATGGGCTCGAGCAGCACCGGTCCGGCCTGGCGACAGGCTTCTTT
The sequence above is drawn from the Fundidesulfovibrio putealis DSM 16056 genome and encodes:
- a CDS encoding GTP-binding protein, with the translated sequence MGKAKFERNKPHVNIGTIGHIDHGKTTLTAAITKLSHLRGFGEYVAFDQIDKAPEEKERGITIATAHVEYQTANRHYAHVDCPGHADYIKNMITGAAQMDGAILVVAATDGPMPQTREHILLARQVGVPHLVVFLNKVDLVDDPELLELVELEVRELLTKYGYPGDD